The segment CAGGCCGTCCTCCTGGCCGACGCTGGCCGCGAAGCGCGCACGCTGGCGATCGACCCTGGGCGCGATCTGCTCGGCCATCGCATCCCGCTGCTTGCGCAGCAGCACGAAGCTGAGCGGCGCGGAGATCACGACAGCGAGCAGCAGCAGCCAGAAGATGTTGGAGGCGCCGAGCCCGAGCGGGATCACGTGGACGTACGCCAGGACCCACACCACGGCGAACGAGGCGACGAAGAGGCCGAGGCGAAGGGCGGTGTAGCGGAGCGTGGCGAACTTGTGGCTACTCACGGATGGGACCTTCTCCTCAACGGCAACCTAAAGGGTCTGCATCCAGTCAAGCACAGCGCTTCGGGCGATCTTCGCGGCCCCCGCCGCAGCCGGTCACCGGCGCGGCCCGCCCCTCGCGGCGCCCCGGCCCTTCCGTCAGCCCAGATCCAGCCACATGGTGATGTCGTCGCGGTAGTCGTCGTCGGCGACCCGGATCGCGCCGGGGACCCGGCCGACCTCCTGGTAGCCGCAGGCCTCGTAGAAGGGGCGGGCGCCGGAGCCGCCGCGGCAGGTGAGGCGGAGCGCGGTGATCCCCTCGACGGAGCGGGCGGCGTCGGCGACCGCCGTCATCAGCCGGCGGCCGGCGCCCTGCCCCTGGAGGGCGGGGTGGACCATGACGGTGTAGACCCACAGCCAGTGCTTCATCAGGCGGTGGGTGTTGGTGGTGAGGAACGCCGTGGCCAGCACCCGGCCGTCCGCGTCCCGCCCGGCCACCAGGCGCTGGCGGCCCTCGGCCATGGCCGTCAGATGCTTGCGCAGCTCCGGGCGGACGTCCTCGCGGGTCACCGGCGGGACGAACCCGACCGCACCGCCGGCGTTGGAGACCTCGGCCCACAACGCGCATATTCCGTCATGGAGTTCGGGGGTGAC is part of the Streptomyces platensis genome and harbors:
- a CDS encoding DUF4229 domain-containing protein, translating into MSSHKFATLRYTALRLGLFVASFAVVWVLAYVHVIPLGLGASNIFWLLLLAVVISAPLSFVLLRKQRDAMAEQIAPRVDRQRARFAASVGQEDGLK
- a CDS encoding GNAT family N-acetyltransferase, which translates into the protein MNVRFDLDPAVTPELHDGICALWAEVSNAGGAVGFVPPVTREDVRPELRKHLTAMAEGRQRLVAGRDADGRVLATAFLTTNTHRLMKHWLWVYTVMVHPALQGQGAGRRLMTAVADAARSVEGITALRLTCRGGSGARPFYEACGYQEVGRVPGAIRVADDDYRDDITMWLDLG